The genomic segment ATTATAATGAAATAAGGATTAAAATCAAGGAGGagaaaaattaagatatttcGACAACTCTAACCAAAACAGAaggaaataaaaacataaagagAAGGTGCAATGTATAAGGCTCGAACTGAAGAGAAGATAATTAATTGCAGAACACCTTGCCAGCTGACCTACCTAATCTTTTGAATATgtaaatctaaaatttttaatatagtgtGTGGCCTAAAGCAAATGCTTTGGCTGCTTTATGGGTGGGCCGGGCCTTTATACTACTTACGAAAATTAAGTCGATAATGATCTAACAACTTCTTAACTACAGTACCTAACCTACTGAATTAGTCAGACATTGTTGATATTCCTCTTGTTCATTATTatcgagtatatatatattcttagaTCTATATGAGATAACATCTATTAATAAATCTATAATTAGAAAGACGTCTATTATAAGAAAGACGACAATTGTAAGAGTTAAAGAACTCAAGACTGAGACAGTGTCGTGGCTCATGTATGTTGAAAAGGGCTTTTGCCCAAGGCcacataatataaatatattctaaagccacatatattttttaagttaacTAATGcatttagtttgaaaatgtgTTTACGCTTTTAAAAGtctataatattttgtttattattaattcttCTTATTTGATATTACATAATCTTTTATTTGCATTATTaaagtattatataatttattaaatgtttgaaaggaaaatgaaaaactacATAAAAGTTGAGAACTTGTATTAAAAGTTTATACGAaaagatattattaattaacaaacaaaatgctAATGTGTAATAATGCATAAAATATACTCTCAAATATCAtaccatctattttttattgtcaCGTTAGCATTTGTTAGTGTGGTTGCAAATTTTCAACTTTCATGTGGTTTTTCAATTTTACTTTCAAACATCTAGCTAATACATTATAAAACACAtacgtaaaaatattttacttatgttttgtttatattttgcaggttttgcttagtttttgttaatatctattcaatatttcaaagaacaaaaaaatgactaatttgctgccatatataaacaatcacacctacaatttatatttatataaaatttaatgtaaactatATTCAATGTATCAAGCAATcagataatttttatatttgtagatGATTTTGTCagtcacaaaataatataaaaatataaacaattaaaattacatATCATCTACATTTCTGATGGGTAaccatctagtatatatatatatatatatatatatatcatttttaactttcttttaaaacaaaacaaaacaattttttttcgtCCTAAGTCTATATGAACCTAAGCACGGCACTGGACTGAGATGTTTTTTTCTAAGTGAGTTTGTTTGAGTTTTGATACTCCTCTCAAAgactcaaaccaaaccaaccaaatccaaaaattgAATCAGAACCGAATTCGAAGTTAACCCAAAAGTTCATCACTAATGGTGTGGTGTCATGAACCATTAGTTGAAAGACGAATTACCTTATAAATAACCATAGAGGCTTCTTTTtcgcgcacacacacacacacacacttcaCTTAAGAAATGAAAAACTCTTTACGAAGTTACAGACCTGTGCTTCTTCTACTAGCAATTGCTCTGGTCCTATGTCTAACCATGATTGAGCTGAGTCTTCTTATTATAGCTAAAGGAGCCTTAGACACTAACAGCAAGGTCTGTAACCAAAGTAATACCTTTTTCTATACTCGCTAAGAGTTTactacttttttaaaaaattatgttgttttTGTGGATTTATTAGGTCTATATAGTCAGTGCCGGCTTAGGACATGTGCGAGAGGTGCAAGGGCACCGGGTCCAagggtccaaaaaaaaaattttacatgtaattttttcttttttgaaaaaaatagtatatatttaggGGGTTTTCAGAAAGTAGCACTGGGTCTAGTTGATATTTGAGCCGGGCCTGTATATAGTGTATCTTGGCCAACCGGAACACGATGATCCCGACCTTGTCACAGCTTCTCATCATCAAATGCTTGAATCACTTCTCCAAAGGTATTTTTAATCATCTTCAAATACCGATCTTGGACATTTACCTATTGAACTTGTTTATATGTACAGTGACTGTTCGTTAAACTTTTCATATGTATAATTTAATCTTCATTGTATAATATTTAGACATCTGATATGTTGATAATACAATATTACATATCTTGTCACTCAAGAAACTCCTCTTGCCATACTCTGTTTTCTTCACAGAACTTAGaccctcctctgtttctttcttttgtttgttatgaGCTCTTCTCTTACTTGCATCCCTTATGTTATATACAGCAAAGAAGACGCACGTAACTCAATGATCTATAGCTACCAACATGGATTCTCTGGTTTTGCGGCACTTCTTACATCTTCACAAGCAAAGGAAATCTCAGGTATTGCACTCAACAAAAACTCAAACTCACTTTTAGAAATGTTCATATCTTTGAATTTGGGAATTGAACAGTTTTGTGGTTTCAGAACCGGAATCTTGTATATAAACACAGAGCATCCAGCAGTAGTCCATGTTATACCAAACCGGATTCTAAAACTGAAAACCACAAGAACTTGGGATCACCTTGGCATCTCTCCAATCCcaactcctttttcttcttcatcagctgtAAAAGGTCTTCTTCATGACACCAACTTGGGCAGTGAAGCTATCATCGGCGTCCTTGATACcggtcctctctctctctctctctctctcttgctctaTAAAACCTAATTCTTTCTCCCATTCGGCTCAAAATCACATAATGAATATACAGGGATATGGCCGGAGTCAAAGGTATTCAACGATCAAGGTCTTGGACCAATACCTAAGCGTTGGAGAGGAAAATGTGAATCAGGAGAAGAGTTTAACGCCACAATACATtgcaacaaaaatttaataGGAGCTAAGTACTATCTTAAGGGTCTACTCGCCGAGTTTGGAGATTACAAATCCAACAGATGAGTAGTACCATAAGCTTCATTTGGTTTTTAAGCTTGTTGTTGTCTATTTATTATGATGAAATTATAAGTGTGTTGCTTTTGATTGGATTTCAATACATGCTTCTTTGCATTCATTGTGTctcagattttcttttttggtgaaaacAAACAGACATGGCCACTCGTGATAAGAACAAGGGCTTGTTTCATTTTTGAGTTTGGGTCCGATCCATCaagtttcaaattattttgttgtaaacGTAGTAGGacaactaattatatttacagaattttacatgtttatattttaaaaatatatttttctaaatcaaaaaggaaaactaacaaaatcaatatattttttattgtatgctaattattttatacatgtgtttccaataaaatttgacatgtgtaatcaaaaacaaattaataaagcatttatattaatcaataaataatgaataacaaagttagaAAGAATACCATACATTATTTAACATAACTTAAGTCAGATCTAAATTGTATTAATCATtgtacagtagaacctctataaattaatactcgataaattaataatctctataaattaataattttctctgttcccaagttgggactagtgtaattttggacactattcgataatataataaaataataatttttttgaaactcctttgtaaatatatggtcccatcaataatataaattaataattatataatattatctaaatatatgtatatatctacacattaatttttcttagagttaattttttatatttttactatataaaaatctttgagtgctatCTTCAAAatcatgataattgttattttcactgtaattggttttataaaaatattacttataaagattaaatcttatttttaatattttttaaccaaattaggaaagtctctgTACAAATTAATAATNNNNNNNNNNNNNNNNNNNNNNNNNNNNNNNNNNNNNNNNNNN from the Camelina sativa cultivar DH55 chromosome 12, Cs, whole genome shotgun sequence genome contains:
- the LOC104733428 gene encoding subtilisin-like protease SBT3.13, translating into MKNSLRSYRPVLLLLAIALVLCLTMIELSLLIIAKGALDTNSKPGLYIVYLGQPEHDDPDLVTASHHQMLESLLQSKEDARNSMIYSYQHGFSGFAALLTSSQAKEISEHPAVVHVIPNRILKLKTTRTWDHLGISPIPTPFSSSSAVKGLLHDTNLGSEAIIGVLDTGIWPESKVFNDQGLGPIPKRWRGKCESGEEFNATIHCNKNLIGAKYYLKGLLAEFGDYKSNR